A part of Paraliobacillus zengyii genomic DNA contains:
- a CDS encoding XapX domain-containing protein → MKELFLSLVAGMIIGIVFKFLRLPLPAPPVLAGVLGVAGVYFGGTLVDWIYKTFSM, encoded by the coding sequence ATGAAGGAATTATTTCTAAGTTTAGTGGCAGGCATGATTATTGGTATCGTATTTAAGTTTTTACGGCTACCATTACCAGCTCCACCAGTTTTAGCAGGGGTTTTAGGAGTTGCGGGTGTATATTTTGGTGGAACTCTGGTAGATTGGATATATAAAACATTTTCAATGTGA
- the deoC gene encoding deoxyribose-phosphate aldolase yields MEELANKIDHTILKADTTKAQVLQVCEEAKEHGFYSVCINPTWVEETNQALSDSDVKVCTVIGFPLGATTSEVKAIETSDAIRKGANEIDMVINIGKLKSGDYTVVETDIKAVVAAAKDKALVKVIIETSLLTDEEKVKACELAVQAGADYVKTSTGFSTGGATVEDIALMRKTVGPNIGVKASGGVRDRETAIALVKAGASRLGASSGIAIIKDELGTSDY; encoded by the coding sequence ATGGAAGAATTAGCTAATAAGATTGATCATACAATTTTGAAAGCTGATACGACGAAAGCGCAAGTATTACAAGTATGTGAAGAGGCAAAAGAACATGGTTTTTATTCTGTTTGTATAAATCCTACTTGGGTAGAGGAAACCAATCAAGCTTTAAGCGATTCAGACGTTAAAGTATGTACTGTTATTGGATTTCCTTTAGGAGCAACTACATCAGAAGTAAAGGCAATTGAAACTTCTGACGCAATCCGTAAAGGTGCTAATGAAATTGATATGGTTATTAATATTGGCAAGTTGAAGAGTGGCGATTATACGGTTGTAGAAACAGATATAAAAGCTGTTGTAGCTGCAGCAAAAGACAAAGCATTAGTAAAGGTTATTATTGAAACGTCCTTGTTAACAGATGAAGAAAAAGTAAAAGCATGTGAACTTGCAGTACAAGCTGGGGCTGATTATGTAAAAACTTCTACTGGCTTTTCGACTGGAGGAGCAACTGTCGAAGATATCGCGTTAATGCGTAAAACAGTAGGACCAAATATTGGTGTTAAAGCTTCTGGTGGGGTACGTGATCGTGAAACAGCGATAGCGTTGGTAAAAGCTGGTGCATCTAGACTGGGAGCAAGCTCTGGTATTGCGATTATAAAAGATGAATTAGGAACCAGTGATTATTAA
- a CDS encoding HD domain-containing protein, giving the protein MRNVTIEKLFVHPIVQKYVGRSGMEHAITVAEKAVDIAVKKNVNPDLAAKAGLLHDIGHYKWYQNGEWNFELYKENDIHAIKGAERAHKLLVRCNENLQDAKEIALAILLHTDSYLPDGELHLRPLQKIVAEADTSDEETGGAHHYREIDYETALDRVKRLDRKIDDLINMTENAEQHN; this is encoded by the coding sequence ATGAGAAATGTCACTATAGAAAAGCTGTTTGTTCATCCAATTGTTCAAAAGTATGTCGGAAGATCCGGAATGGAACATGCCATCACAGTTGCCGAAAAAGCTGTTGATATAGCAGTTAAAAAGAATGTGAATCCAGATCTTGCAGCAAAAGCAGGTCTCTTACATGATATTGGTCATTATAAATGGTATCAAAATGGTGAATGGAACTTTGAACTTTATAAAGAAAATGATATTCATGCAATTAAAGGAGCAGAACGAGCACATAAGTTATTAGTAAGGTGTAACGAGAATTTGCAAGATGCAAAAGAAATTGCTTTGGCAATTTTACTGCACACAGATTCGTATTTACCAGATGGAGAATTGCATTTAAGGCCATTACAAAAAATCGTTGCAGAAGCGGATACTTCAGATGAAGAAACTGGTGGTGCACACCATTACCGAGAAATTGATTATGAAACCGCTCTTGATCGAGTTAAACGTTTAGACAGGAAAATAGACGATTTAATAAATATGACAGAAAATGCCGAACAACATAATTAA
- a CDS encoding RNA polymerase sigma factor encodes MKVKKHIKKLELSEQEFRLIYDLFYDRVYRDAYFVIKDKYLAQDIVQDTFVKVYKHIDNLESRDKLGSWLSTIATRTAIDLIRKQNTWNGIPTEDLVLEHVKSKHEIAASVETLVVSGIIQEAVIGKIAELKPEYREVMVLKYIHELKDKEISKWTDLKEGTIKSRIHRAKSELRQLIKQDESCKHLFGGEPL; translated from the coding sequence GTGAAAGTAAAAAAACACATAAAAAAATTGGAACTATCTGAGCAAGAGTTCCGTCTTATATATGATCTATTCTATGACCGTGTGTATCGAGATGCTTATTTTGTTATTAAAGATAAATATTTAGCACAAGATATTGTCCAAGATACGTTTGTGAAGGTTTATAAACACATTGATAATTTAGAAAGTAGAGATAAGTTGGGTTCCTGGCTATCAACAATCGCAACAAGAACAGCAATTGATTTGATTCGCAAACAAAATACTTGGAATGGTATACCTACAGAGGATTTGGTGCTAGAGCATGTAAAATCGAAACATGAAATCGCAGCTTCAGTAGAGACGCTAGTTGTAAGTGGTATTATCCAAGAAGCTGTTATTGGAAAAATTGCAGAGCTTAAACCTGAATATAGAGAAGTAATGGTTTTAAAGTATATCCATGAATTAAAAGATAAGGAAATTTCGAAGTGGACAGACTTAAAAGAAGGAACGATTAAATCACGTATTCATCGAGCGAAATCAGAATTGCGTCAACTCATAAAACAAGACGAGTCATGTAAACATTTATTTGGTGGTGAACCGTTATGA
- a CDS encoding DUF4367 domain-containing protein, translated as MKQSSKNDIMNDRFVQDIVKKDYDQPPEAPLSKETVWERINADLTEQQVSNWFSRRINNKMLSVASILVILIISSLFFHIKDGEAFGWFTDYFVTKQGSTTQVTNQLSDEPIEAEDLPPVPSKDEIEVKELIPLEESMSFEEAKEVVTFSLLKPTYVPDGYILSDVTVITFNDHPQEEVILSYQSEEEIVTIGQEPIMGEQFSTNITVNNEDAVVSTIDVNGQEATYFAFNDGVAQLVWMRMRTLITIEGSLGQSEMQKVASTLQ; from the coding sequence ATGAAGCAGTCCAGCAAAAATGACATCATGAATGATCGATTTGTTCAAGACATTGTAAAAAAGGATTATGATCAGCCCCCAGAAGCTCCACTTTCAAAAGAAACAGTGTGGGAACGAATTAATGCAGACTTAACAGAACAGCAGGTTTCAAATTGGTTTTCGCGTAGAATAAATAACAAAATGCTAAGTGTGGCTAGTATACTTGTTATTTTGATTATCAGTTCACTGTTTTTTCATATAAAAGATGGGGAGGCATTTGGTTGGTTTACAGACTATTTTGTTACTAAACAAGGTTCAACAACACAGGTAACCAATCAATTGTCTGATGAACCTATAGAGGCAGAGGATCTGCCACCAGTCCCGTCAAAGGATGAAATAGAGGTAAAAGAGTTGATCCCGTTAGAAGAATCAATGAGCTTTGAGGAAGCGAAAGAAGTGGTTACCTTTTCCTTATTAAAACCTACTTATGTACCGGATGGCTATATATTGTCTGATGTTACGGTCATCACATTTAATGATCATCCACAAGAAGAGGTGATTTTATCTTATCAAAGTGAAGAAGAAATAGTCACTATAGGACAGGAACCTATTATGGGTGAACAGTTTTCTACTAATATAACTGTAAATAATGAAGATGCTGTTGTATCTACTATTGATGTTAATGGACAAGAAGCAACATATTTTGCTTTTAATGATGGGGTAGCTCAATTAGTTTGGATGCGTATGCGTACATTGATTACAATAGAAGGTTCGCTTGGACAAAGTGAGATGCAAAAGGTTGCCTCAACATTACAGTAA
- a CDS encoding YrhK family protein: MKSQMPTDIDVFFGKHEIKISRRYEFYYNVNDILIALWFIIGSILFFKETTSFAGTWFFLIGSVQLLIRPVIRIIRSVHLKKSNEKRSKR; this comes from the coding sequence ATGAAAAGTCAGATGCCAACTGATATAGACGTTTTTTTTGGAAAACATGAGATAAAAATTAGTCGTCGATATGAATTCTATTATAATGTAAATGATATTTTAATAGCGTTGTGGTTTATTATTGGAAGTATTCTATTTTTTAAAGAAACTACTAGTTTTGCTGGAACATGGTTCTTTTTAATAGGTAGTGTTCAGTTATTGATTCGACCGGTTATTCGTATTATTAGAAGCGTACACTTAAAGAAATCGAATGAGAAACGTTCAAAACGATAA
- a CDS encoding Na+/H+ antiporter NhaC family protein produces the protein MQQGNEELARATGNAQVRTLSFRLGAFGAAVPLLFFVVWAITTSVLKLSSEVGLVMGAVIGLTLGLFFSKSKWADYAQGLFEGLTQPIGVVAMVAWFYAGMFAQVLQVGGLVEGLVWVGAVTGFTGGLFVALTFILAAVFSTAVGTGYGTTVAFCTLMYPAGVATGADPTMLFAAILAGAVFGDNLAPVSDTTIVSATTQDADVPGVVRSRFKYAIAAAIPTVILFAIFGGGGNALTNETVIGESTSPTGLLMLIPFAIVLILALSGHHLLTSLTWGILAAIVSIVVFPIGSFEAIISFNPDSDAIVEGALINGITGYMNMAILILLIVAAAHLMKLGGTMEAITGALVKWIKKSVRRAELSIWAIVALLNSAITINTAAEIAAAPFVKEIGEKYKIHSYRRANMLDAITSALGYIFPWGAPVLLGWSTINMMKETYEWLPVVAPTAVFPFVFQGWFLVIVMLIAALTGWGLRYQGKNGEELIEPPEDE, from the coding sequence ATGCAACAGGGTAATGAAGAACTAGCACGTGCAACGGGAAATGCTCAAGTCAGAACCTTAAGTTTCCGATTAGGAGCATTTGGAGCAGCTGTTCCCTTACTATTTTTTGTGGTGTGGGCGATTACCACTAGTGTATTAAAATTATCATCAGAAGTGGGTCTTGTAATGGGTGCAGTAATTGGTCTTACACTAGGTTTGTTTTTTAGTAAAAGCAAATGGGCTGATTATGCACAGGGATTATTTGAAGGTTTGACGCAACCAATTGGTGTGGTTGCGATGGTTGCTTGGTTTTACGCCGGCATGTTTGCCCAGGTTTTACAAGTAGGTGGTTTAGTCGAGGGACTTGTCTGGGTTGGGGCAGTAACAGGTTTTACCGGTGGATTATTCGTTGCGTTAACGTTTATTTTGGCAGCAGTATTTTCAACTGCAGTTGGGACAGGTTATGGTACGACTGTTGCATTTTGTACGTTAATGTATCCGGCGGGCGTTGCTACAGGGGCTGACCCGACGATGTTATTTGCAGCAATTTTAGCTGGTGCTGTCTTTGGTGATAATTTAGCGCCAGTTTCTGACACAACAATTGTATCCGCTACTACACAGGATGCTGATGTTCCTGGAGTCGTACGTAGTAGATTTAAGTATGCAATTGCAGCAGCAATTCCAACAGTTATTTTATTTGCCATCTTTGGTGGTGGAGGTAACGCATTAACTAATGAAACGGTGATTGGAGAATCTACAAGTCCAACAGGTTTACTTATGTTAATTCCATTTGCAATTGTATTAATTTTAGCTTTATCTGGTCATCATTTACTTACTTCCTTAACATGGGGGATTCTAGCAGCAATTGTTAGTATTGTTGTTTTCCCAATCGGTTCTTTTGAAGCAATCATATCTTTTAATCCAGATTCAGATGCAATTGTTGAAGGAGCACTAATAAATGGTATTACCGGTTACATGAACATGGCAATATTAATTTTATTAATTGTAGCAGCTGCACATTTAATGAAATTAGGTGGTACGATGGAGGCTATAACAGGAGCGTTAGTTAAGTGGATTAAGAAATCTGTCAGACGAGCTGAACTCTCTATTTGGGCAATTGTGGCGCTTTTGAATAGTGCAATTACAATTAATACGGCTGCAGAGATTGCAGCGGCTCCGTTTGTTAAAGAAATAGGAGAAAAGTATAAGATTCATAGCTATAGACGGGCGAATATGCTTGATGCGATTACATCAGCTTTAGGATATATCTTCCCTTGGGGTGCACCAGTTTTACTCGGTTGGTCTACTATTAATATGATGAAAGAAACGTATGAGTGGCTTCCAGTTGTAGCACCAACTGCAGTCTTTCCGTTTGTTTTTCAGGGTTGGTTCTTAGTGATTGTTATGCTAATAGCGGCATTGACAGGATGGGGCTTGCGCTACCAAGGAAAGAATGGTGAAGAATTAATAGAGCCACCAGAAGATGAATAA
- the pepT gene encoding peptidase T yields MNKKLIDRFTTYVKIDTQSNENNDTCPSTEGQWTLAHILVNELKEIGMQDVTIDENCYVMATLPANTEKEVQTIGFLAHIDTATDFTGKNVKPQLIENYDGNDIILNESLGILLKTKDYPEIKKYQGHTLITTDGTTLLGADNKAGVAEIMTAMDYLIKHPEVKHGKIRVAFTPDEEIGRGPHKFDVKAFGADFAYTVDGGPLGELQYESFNAAAAKVTFKGNNVHPGTAKNKLISATKIAIAFNSRLPAQEAPEFTDKHEGFYHLLSFQGDVEDAKLYYIIRDHDRTKFSAKKSVIEKLVAEFKKKHGNQAVSLEMSDQYYNMREKIEPVREIVDTASDAMQNLGIEPLIHPIRGGTDGSQLSFKGLPTPNLFTGGENFHGKYEYISVNNMEKAVKTIVEISTLFEERA; encoded by the coding sequence ATGAACAAGAAACTAATAGATCGCTTTACTACATATGTCAAAATTGATACGCAATCAAATGAAAATAACGATACTTGTCCGTCAACAGAAGGACAATGGACACTAGCTCACATATTAGTTAATGAGCTAAAGGAAATTGGTATGCAAGATGTAACGATTGACGAGAATTGTTATGTAATGGCTACACTGCCTGCTAATACGGAAAAAGAAGTTCAAACCATTGGATTTCTAGCACATATTGATACTGCAACAGACTTTACCGGAAAAAATGTTAAGCCTCAGCTTATCGAAAATTATGATGGAAATGATATTATTTTAAATGAATCTTTAGGTATCCTATTGAAAACGAAAGACTATCCAGAAATTAAAAAATATCAAGGACATACATTAATAACAACAGACGGCACAACATTACTTGGCGCAGATAATAAAGCGGGTGTTGCTGAAATTATGACAGCAATGGATTACCTTATCAAACATCCAGAAGTGAAACACGGAAAAATTCGTGTAGCTTTTACTCCCGATGAAGAAATTGGCCGTGGCCCTCATAAATTCGATGTAAAAGCATTTGGAGCTGACTTTGCTTACACCGTTGACGGCGGTCCTCTTGGCGAACTACAATACGAAAGCTTTAATGCCGCAGCAGCTAAAGTCACTTTTAAAGGAAACAACGTACATCCAGGAACAGCTAAAAATAAACTAATAAGTGCTACAAAGATTGCTATTGCTTTTAACAGCAGACTACCTGCTCAAGAAGCACCTGAATTTACTGACAAACATGAGGGTTTCTATCACCTTCTTTCCTTTCAAGGGGACGTAGAAGATGCTAAATTATACTATATCATTCGTGACCATGACCGAACCAAATTTAGTGCAAAAAAATCAGTGATTGAAAAACTTGTAGCTGAATTTAAGAAGAAGCACGGAAACCAAGCTGTGTCCCTAGAAATGTCTGATCAATATTACAACATGCGCGAAAAAATTGAACCGGTACGTGAAATAGTTGATACCGCTTCAGACGCAATGCAGAATTTAGGTATCGAGCCACTAATTCACCCTATCCGTGGTGGTACAGATGGATCACAACTTTCATTTAAAGGACTACCTACACCAAATCTATTTACTGGTGGAGAAAACTTCCACGGTAAATATGAGTATATATCAGTTAACAATATGGAGAAGGCAGTTAAAACGATTGTAGAAATTAGTACACTGTTTGAAGAAAGAGCATAA
- a CDS encoding MerR family transcriptional regulator has product MYGIKKISELLGVSPITLRAWENRYGVITPTRTEGGTRIYSEQDLSDLKWILDEKEDKMISIRQAMLAFKEKQASQTSFTSLSSSDINFSNLIDTIYEALIEYDASTATEIVNSAFANFDYETVFHQIFIPILYNVGYQWETGKLSVAQEHFISHFIQRKILRFFEDTQSEQGNVKALAICPPNEFHNIGLLLFSLFLKKRGVDVIYIGENTTKESIKSLIQINQVRLICFSVTLDSHIHYVVDFIEYLEKQPVKLDYLIGGHAANQLPKEYQNHVLTGELEDWEKWFQTTHYHKQEKRRNVKI; this is encoded by the coding sequence ATGTATGGCATTAAAAAAATATCTGAATTGCTTGGCGTTTCACCTATCACTTTACGTGCATGGGAAAATCGCTATGGTGTAATAACACCAACCCGAACAGAAGGGGGTACTAGAATTTACTCCGAGCAAGACCTAAGTGATTTAAAATGGATTCTAGATGAAAAAGAAGATAAAATGATTTCAATCCGACAAGCGATGCTTGCCTTTAAAGAAAAGCAAGCATCGCAAACTAGCTTTACATCACTCTCTTCTTCGGACATCAACTTCTCCAATTTAATAGATACTATTTACGAAGCTCTTATTGAATATGATGCAAGCACAGCTACAGAAATCGTCAATTCAGCCTTTGCAAATTTTGACTATGAAACTGTCTTTCATCAAATTTTCATTCCTATTTTATATAATGTTGGTTATCAATGGGAGACGGGGAAGCTAAGTGTTGCACAAGAACATTTTATTAGTCACTTTATACAACGAAAAATTCTGCGTTTTTTTGAAGATACGCAAAGTGAACAAGGAAATGTTAAAGCCTTGGCAATCTGTCCTCCAAATGAATTTCATAATATAGGCTTACTACTATTCTCATTATTTCTCAAAAAAAGAGGCGTTGATGTTATATATATCGGAGAAAACACGACAAAGGAAAGTATTAAGTCATTAATTCAGATAAACCAAGTTCGGTTGATTTGCTTTTCTGTTACATTGGATTCTCATATCCATTACGTTGTAGATTTTATTGAATATCTTGAAAAGCAGCCCGTTAAATTAGACTATTTAATTGGTGGACATGCAGCTAATCAACTACCAAAGGAATATCAGAATCATGTACTTACTGGTGAACTAGAAGATTGGGAAAAATGGTTTCAAACAACGCATTACCACAAACAAGAAAAACGACGTAATGTGAAAATTTAA
- a CDS encoding phytoene desaturase family protein, producing MKKKVIVVGAGPGGLAAAMRLSAEGYQVKVFEKQPHIGGRTSKLQVGDYTFDLGPTFFMMPQMLEELFVKSGRNLHDYVDMREIDPLYTLKFGDVTFLPSQDPEKTKAEIKRLFPGDEEGYERFLRYEGEKFDRVIALLKQPFTKWSDFFTKEMWRALPKLNALDTVYGRLSKYFKDERLKWAFSFQSKYLGMSAWDCPGTFTILSFLEHRYGLFHPIGGVNQVCAAMERVIIEFGGEIFTETGVKHVLVEEGSATGVLLENGESIFADDVVINADYGYAMANLFDQDKLKKHTNEKVDKKRFSLSTFMVYLGIDQKLDLPHHMVLFADDYKQNVDDITKEGRISDDASIYIHNPSKLDPTMAPEGKSALYVLMPVPNLDANIDWEEEKPRLREKIIRRLELETGISDFKTHIEEEKIVSPLEWQNDYFVYRGATFNLAHNLDQMMYFRPHNKFEDVDHCFLVGGGTHPGSGLPTIFQSAMISSDLLNKQYETKVTKSIKRDIAKAKEQV from the coding sequence ATGAAGAAGAAAGTTATAGTAGTAGGTGCAGGTCCAGGAGGTTTGGCTGCAGCAATGCGTCTAAGTGCCGAGGGTTATCAAGTAAAGGTATTTGAGAAGCAACCGCATATTGGAGGGCGCACTTCAAAATTACAAGTAGGGGATTACACATTTGATTTAGGTCCGACGTTTTTTATGATGCCACAGATGTTGGAAGAGTTATTTGTGAAATCAGGGCGAAATTTGCATGATTATGTAGATATGCGAGAAATTGATCCACTCTATACACTCAAGTTTGGCGATGTGACATTCTTACCTAGCCAAGATCCTGAAAAAACAAAAGCTGAAATTAAACGGTTATTTCCAGGTGATGAAGAAGGGTATGAAAGATTTCTTCGGTATGAAGGAGAAAAATTTGATCGTGTTATTGCATTGTTAAAGCAGCCGTTCACAAAATGGAGTGATTTCTTTACCAAAGAAATGTGGCGAGCATTACCTAAGTTAAATGCTTTAGATACAGTATATGGACGTCTATCAAAGTATTTTAAAGATGAACGTTTAAAATGGGCCTTTTCTTTTCAATCTAAATATCTTGGGATGTCTGCTTGGGACTGTCCGGGTACATTTACGATTTTATCTTTTTTAGAACACCGTTATGGTTTATTTCATCCTATTGGAGGAGTAAACCAAGTTTGTGCAGCAATGGAGCGTGTAATTATAGAGTTCGGTGGAGAGATATTCACTGAAACAGGTGTCAAGCATGTCTTAGTTGAAGAAGGAAGTGCAACAGGTGTTTTGTTAGAAAATGGTGAAAGTATTTTTGCTGATGATGTCGTAATTAATGCCGATTATGGTTATGCGATGGCGAATTTATTCGACCAAGATAAATTAAAAAAACATACAAATGAAAAGGTAGATAAAAAACGTTTTTCTTTATCCACCTTCATGGTTTATTTAGGTATTGATCAGAAACTTGACTTGCCCCATCATATGGTACTATTTGCCGATGATTACAAACAAAATGTTGATGATATTACGAAGGAAGGCCGAATTTCAGATGATGCATCTATTTATATCCATAATCCGTCCAAACTGGATCCTACGATGGCACCAGAAGGGAAATCTGCGTTATATGTGTTAATGCCTGTTCCTAATTTAGATGCGAATATAGATTGGGAAGAAGAAAAACCGAGGTTACGAGAAAAAATAATCCGTCGCTTAGAGCTTGAGACTGGAATTAGTGACTTTAAAACCCATATCGAGGAGGAAAAAATTGTATCTCCTTTAGAATGGCAAAATGATTATTTCGTATATCGAGGTGCGACTTTTAATTTAGCGCATAATTTAGATCAAATGATGTATTTTAGACCGCATAATAAATTTGAAGATGTTGATCACTGTTTCTTAGTTGGTGGCGGAACTCATCCGGGAAGCGGCTTGCCGACTATTTTTCAGTCAGCAATGATTAGTTCGGATCTATTGAATAAACAATACGAAACGAAAGTAACGAAAAGTATTAAACGAGATATTGCCAAAGCGAAGGAGCAGGTATAA
- a CDS encoding phytoene desaturase family protein: protein MEIAIVGAGIGGLTAALLLEKQGHKISIYEKEDRLGGRVVFQSNGEFTIDQGPTIVLLPDMIREILGEAGIDQEAIEFIPCDPLYDIHYPDGTIYRKWRDQVKQLEEIERLFPGDKQGFLHYTDEMKKVYQFGTEAFLSRIFGRKRDFLSYQNIKFILQSQSYQSVTNYLAKFFKDIRLRHAYALQTLYIGGAPHRVPALYGLISYSEHAFGIWYVKGGYASLIPVLEQACVERGIAVHKQTAVDEIIVEKDRATGIRIDQTIFSYDAIVYNGDYPMIKSLVPKKHIEKKKVKPSSGCVLVYLGVKKRWKNAIPHQFFLSEDFDSYMKKVTEKSKVPNDASCYMFNPVTLDQDAAPPGKSVLYMLIPVPSSMEDDQEAIEHLIDTQISRVERASFPGLLEAIEWKDVRTPRDAEVEGLFQGGSFGVAPEIRQSGGFRSQIIHPTIKGLYAVGASVHPGGGIPIVMQGARLLSQHFEREVERNVR, encoded by the coding sequence ATGGAGATCGCTATTGTTGGAGCTGGAATCGGAGGACTTACTGCTGCACTTTTATTAGAGAAACAAGGTCACAAGATAAGCATCTATGAGAAAGAAGATCGACTGGGAGGAAGAGTAGTCTTTCAGTCAAACGGTGAATTTACAATTGACCAGGGACCTACCATCGTACTGTTGCCAGATATGATCCGTGAAATTTTGGGTGAGGCAGGAATTGATCAAGAAGCAATTGAGTTCATTCCTTGTGATCCGCTTTACGATATTCATTATCCAGATGGAACGATTTATCGAAAATGGCGTGATCAAGTAAAACAACTAGAGGAAATTGAAAGATTGTTTCCTGGAGATAAACAGGGTTTTCTTCATTATACGGATGAAATGAAGAAGGTTTATCAGTTTGGTACAGAAGCCTTTTTATCTCGTATCTTTGGACGTAAACGGGATTTTCTATCCTATCAAAATATTAAATTTATTTTGCAGTCGCAATCCTATCAAAGTGTTACCAATTATTTAGCTAAATTCTTTAAAGATATTCGTTTGCGTCATGCATATGCATTACAAACGTTATACATTGGGGGCGCGCCACATCGTGTTCCAGCACTATACGGTTTAATTTCATATAGTGAGCATGCATTTGGTATTTGGTATGTGAAGGGTGGTTATGCAAGTTTAATACCTGTTTTAGAACAAGCTTGTGTAGAGCGGGGGATTGCTGTCCATAAACAAACAGCTGTAGATGAAATTATTGTAGAAAAGGACCGTGCTACAGGGATTAGAATAGACCAAACAATCTTCTCGTATGATGCAATTGTTTATAACGGGGACTATCCAATGATCAAGTCACTTGTTCCAAAAAAACATATAGAAAAGAAGAAGGTTAAACCCTCATCAGGCTGTGTGCTGGTTTATTTAGGGGTTAAGAAAAGATGGAAAAATGCAATTCCGCATCAATTTTTCTTATCAGAGGATTTCGATAGCTATATGAAAAAAGTGACAGAAAAGAGTAAGGTGCCAAATGATGCGTCATGTTATATGTTTAATCCAGTAACACTTGACCAAGACGCTGCACCACCAGGCAAGAGTGTTCTTTATATGCTAATCCCAGTACCTTCTAGTATGGAAGATGATCAAGAGGCTATCGAACATTTAATAGATACTCAAATTAGTAGGGTAGAACGTGCTAGTTTTCCTGGTTTACTAGAAGCAATTGAATGGAAGGATGTTCGTACTCCACGAGATGCTGAAGTAGAAGGATTATTTCAAGGAGGAAGTTTTGGAGTCGCACCGGAGATAAGACAATCAGGAGGGTTCAGATCTCAAATTATCCACCCTACTATTAAAGGTCTATATGCAGTTGGTGCGTCTGTGCACCCAGGTGGCGGTATTCCAATTGTCATGCAAGGTGCTAGATTGCTGAGTCAACACTTTGAGAGAGAGGTGGAGAGAAATGTTAGATGA
- a CDS encoding phytoene/squalene synthase family protein has translation MLDENIALACKAMMKKGSSSFYHAFKFLPKKQREAVYVIYSFCRMIDDAVDEPENSPYSLDELERLFDHLDTAEGHFIWPALRWVIKEYDLPKEPYYIQISGQRLDYIRTSYQTMDQLEDYCYRVAGSVGEMLIPVLRSDADETLIEAGISLGKAMQIVNIIRDIGADKKLGRRYVPLEIMEKYKYQEREWENKVVNDELREVIEALTDQADEWFNEGMRYIDAYPPKSALSMKLAAGYYREIIRVVRDNNYHVFTERAIVTSKRKSQLLLQLTK, from the coding sequence ATGTTAGATGAGAATATAGCGTTAGCATGTAAAGCCATGATGAAAAAAGGTTCATCTAGCTTTTATCACGCTTTTAAATTTTTGCCCAAAAAACAACGAGAGGCTGTATATGTCATTTATTCCTTTTGTAGAATGATTGATGATGCAGTTGATGAGCCTGAAAATTCACCTTATTCATTAGATGAATTAGAACGGCTGTTTGACCATTTAGACACGGCAGAGGGACATTTTATCTGGCCGGCTTTACGTTGGGTAATAAAAGAATATGATTTGCCGAAGGAACCTTACTATATTCAAATTAGTGGTCAACGTTTAGATTATATTCGTACATCTTACCAGACAATGGACCAATTAGAAGACTATTGTTACAGGGTTGCTGGTTCAGTTGGTGAGATGTTAATTCCAGTCCTGCGTAGTGATGCGGATGAAACGTTAATAGAGGCTGGTATTTCTTTAGGTAAAGCCATGCAAATTGTTAATATAATTCGAGATATTGGTGCAGATAAGAAGCTTGGTAGAAGGTATGTACCACTTGAAATTATGGAAAAGTATAAGTATCAAGAACGAGAGTGGGAAAATAAGGTTGTTAATGATGAACTGAGAGAAGTAATCGAAGCATTAACTGATCAAGCAGATGAGTGGTTTAATGAAGGTATGCGTTATATAGATGCATATCCTCCTAAAAGCGCGTTATCGATGAAGCTTGCAGCTGGATATTATCGTGAAATCATACGGGTTGTTCGAGATAATAATTATCATGTTTTTACGGAGAGGGCCATTGTTACGAGTAAACGAAAAAGTCAATTGTTATTACAATTGACGAAATAG